GACTGGAAAAACCTCTTCATTTTTCAATCTCCTCCGGTTCGGCAAAGCGGTATCCCACACCCCATACAGTTTTGAGATAAGTGGGATCAGATGGATCTTTTTCAATCTTATTCCGAAGCCTGTTTATGTGTGAGTTTACGGTATGGTCGTATCCTTCAAATTGATATCCCCAGACCTGCTCCAACAGTTCATTACGTGAAAATGCCTTCCCGGGGTTAGCAGCAAAAAGGTGCAATAGTTCAAACTCTTTGGGAGTCACCGAAACAGCCCTGCCTGAAATGGTTACCTTTCGCTTGTCTGGCTCGATGGATAGTTCACCAATTGATAAATCATCCCTCCCCGTCTGTCTGGTATTCTCTTGCTTGTCCACTTCCACGCGCCGAAGATTTGCTTTTATCCTTGCCAGCAATTCGCGGATACTGAACGGCTTCGTCAGGTAATCATCAGCTCCCAGCTCCAGGCCCAGAACCTTGTCAAACTCCTCTGACTTGGCTGTCAGCATTAGGATAGGGGTGTTGTCATTTTCTGATCGCAATCTTTTGCAGATCTCCAGCCCATCCAGCCCGGGCAGCATCAAATCAAGAATTATCAAATCATATCGCCCGTTTTGTGCCTTTTCCAGCCCGGCTTCCCCATCAACAGCGGTATCAAGATCATAGTCCAGGTGCTCCACATTGATCTCGATCAGCTCGATGATCTCCTCATCATCTTCAATAATAAGAATATTTTTGGTCTCCATACTTGTATAGCTACTGAGCTTTTATTGAAATTACAAGTAATTCCTACATACC
The window above is part of the Fodinibius salicampi genome. Proteins encoded here:
- a CDS encoding response regulator transcription factor, which gives rise to METKNILIIEDDEEIIELIEINVEHLDYDLDTAVDGEAGLEKAQNGRYDLIILDLMLPGLDGLEICKRLRSENDNTPILMLTAKSEEFDKVLGLELGADDYLTKPFSIRELLARIKANLRRVEVDKQENTRQTGRDDLSIGELSIEPDKRKVTISGRAVSVTPKEFELLHLFAANPGKAFSRNELLEQVWGYQFEGYDHTVNSHINRLRNKIEKDPSDPTYLKTVWGVGYRFAEPEEIEK